In Naumovozyma dairenensis CBS 421 chromosome 2, complete genome, the following are encoded in one genomic region:
- the HUA1 gene encoding Hua1p (similar to Saccharomyces cerevisiae HUA1 (YGR268C); ancestral locus Anc_5.36) has product MSKIPDDNDGLPSYEDVINEEERLQQQQQQQQQNSRPRPPPIPSNNRPSTSIRPPPLQPARPSPRPPASHPTQQGDQRIKPSNYNPSIPWTYPAGFHCKKCNNTGYKLKNGHSCKSCWRRFAPSNNTMTMPTTYNAYYQNGSNPFFPFAGAPPTPSFMPHVSVGPTPPIGPNGVRPLMVQPGDPRLGGVICGECRGSGRIRFLLDDDLCPLCNGLGRIIGRRP; this is encoded by the coding sequence ATGTCTAAAATACCAGATGATAACGATGGATTGCCGAGCTATGAGGACGTCATAAATGAAGAGGAGCGtttacaacaacagcagcagcagcagcaacaaaATTCAAGACCTCGACCTCCGCCAATACCTTCAAATAACAGACCATCTACTTCTATAAGGCCACCACCACTACAACCCGCAAGACCATCTCCAAGACCTCCAGCATCACATCCTACACAACAAGGTGATCAGAGGATCAAACCAAGCAATTACAATCCCTCAATCCCTTGGACATACCCGGCAGGATTCCATTGCAAAAAATGTAACAATACAGGatataaattgaaaaatgggCATTCATGCAAATCATGTTGGAGAAGGTTCGCTCCTTCAAACAATACAATGACCATGCCAACTACATACAATGCCTACTATCAAAACGGTAGCAATCCCTTCTTCCCCTTCGCAGGAGCTCCACCGACCCCATCGTTTATGCCTCATGTATCAGTAGGTCCAACTCCGCCCATTGGACCCAATGGGGTACGACCACTTATGGTACAACCTGGAGATCCACGATTAGGTGGAGTCATATGTGGTGAATGTAGAGGTTCGGGCCGAATTAGATTCCTcttagatgatgatttatgTCCCCTTTGTAATGGTTTAGGTCGAATAATTGGAAGAAGGCCGTGA